The genomic interval AGTCAAACGGCAGGGCCTCCTGCATGTAGCTGCACTGCGTCATCTCCAGCTGCACCGCGTGTATGTTCTGCGCGGGGTTCCCATACTGGCGCGTGATGTGCCCGCCCTTGAAGCGGCCGTTGAGCACGGCGGTGTAGCCCCGGGCCTCTTTGGCGATGGTCAGCAGTTCCTGCGCCAGCGCCGGGTCGCAGCTCTCGCCGTTGGCCGTGCCCAGGTTCAGGTCGGGCAGCTTGCCTTCAAAGAAGCGCGGCAGCACCGAGCGGATGGAGTGCGCATCCCACAGCACCGCCACACCATGCTGCGCACGGATGCGGTCCAGCTCTGCACGCAGTTGCGCGTGGTACGGCGCCCAGACGGCATCGCGGCGCGCGGCCACCTCGCCATCATCGGGCACATCGCCCCGGGCATAGATGGGCGTGTCGTCAAACGTATCGACCGGGCACAGGCCGGTGACGCTTTGGCCAGGGTAGAGGCTGGCCCCATCGGGCGGGCGGTTCAGATCGACCACATACCGCGAGTACGTGGCCACGAGGATGGACGCGCCCATGTCCTTGGCAAACGCATAGAGGCGCTCCATGTGCCAGTCGGTGTCAGGTACCTGGCGTGCCTCGTCGGTGAAGCGCGCGGCCAGCGGATGCGGCACATAGGTACCCGCATGGGGCATGGACACCAGCAGCGGCGCGGTACCGGGGTAAAAGACAAAAGGAGGTGGAGAGGTATCGGTCATCACAAGCTCACGGATATGAATTCAATCGGATGCAATGGTGGCCGAGCGCGCCGCTACAAACGCATGGGCCGCCGCATCGTGCAGCGTGTGTCGGCCGCCCGTGATGCGCCGCTGCCCCGCCACCCACACGCTGTCGATGGCCGAGGTGCGGTGGCTGCCAAACACATGGGCCGACAGCATGCTATGCGCAGGCAAATCGCGCAGCGCCACGTGCCGCGCATCCAGCGCCACCAGGTCGGCCTGCTGGCCGACCACCAGGCCTGCCAGCCCACCCATGGCGCGGCCTGCGGCCTGCGCCCCGCCCTGCACGGCCTGCAAGGTCATGGCGGTGGCCACCTCGGGTTGCGCTGCGGCGGCCAGCACATTGCGCTGGCGCAGCGACAGGCGCTGGCCGTACTCGAGCATCAGCAATTCCTCTGCCGCATTCACGCAGGCATGGCTGTCCGAGCCCACGCCCCAGCGCCCGCCGTGCTGCAGCCACAGCGGCATGTCGAAGATGCCGTCACCCAGGTTGGCCTCGGTAGTGGGGCAGATGCCCGCCACGGCGCCCG from Acidovorax sp. FHTAMBA carries:
- the hutG gene encoding N-formylglutamate deformylase; the encoded protein is MTDTSPPPFVFYPGTAPLLVSMPHAGTYVPHPLAARFTDEARQVPDTDWHMERLYAFAKDMGASILVATYSRYVVDLNRPPDGASLYPGQSVTGLCPVDTFDDTPIYARGDVPDDGEVAARRDAVWAPYHAQLRAELDRIRAQHGVAVLWDAHSIRSVLPRFFEGKLPDLNLGTANGESCDPALAQELLTIAKEARGYTAVLNGRFKGGHITRQYGNPAQNIHAVQLEMTQCSYMQEALPFDYLPEVAAGVQPHLRRMLEAAMAFAAAQSV